Proteins from a genomic interval of Chanos chanos chromosome 3, fChaCha1.1, whole genome shotgun sequence:
- the LOC115807398 gene encoding complement factor B: MGLVFCWGLFACLVAVVTPSATQCPDKDLSIVGGTYTLTQNFDEDSVLHYQCPAGHYPYPHKKRQCRDGAWDPKPRRRPVQECRVVTCPNPLVLENGNVSPYQPRYYVGNVTEYACHSDYTLRGSSTRRCKENGKWTGVTPICGRDTDHCPDPGIPAGASRTGHIFNIDDKVTYRCDRPLILLGSKQRVCTEGGQWTGKEPECYYDYTYDTPEEVSEAFGNSLGNSLAVSEFEGLNRTQFGRKIQLRKGGNLHIYIALDASDSIDPDDFEQSKRIVKKLIDKISVYEVTPKYEIFIFATEVFEVVDIVDFYNNPDKTLAEMLKQLDEFDYDDKGDASGTNIARAFSTIHGKMTFVKQREPEFDDIRHVIIMFTDGVANMGGKPRPKVEQIKELIMKGNPEREEYLDLYVFGVGEDVQQEDVDEYVTKRPKEKHFFILKDLKNLEETFDEMIDESSSVDLCGTIWNYDSTNPEEKRIKHPWLAEISVIRSLGQPISNCMGSLVTPRFVLTAAHCFNFLDTPDKIKVIIEDGTSSSKNVKNLFLHPKFNITAKKDKGINETYDYDVALLELEKHATISRRIRPLCIPCTEETSRALRLSGDVTCEKHREALLSKKLEPAAFMTKDNADIKQKNVTIKLGDARPACIADAKSVIKGVTDNEIAKITEQFLCSGGTEPEVDDISCKGDSGGAVVMERHSRVIQVGIVSWGVADLCKEKGEKLPQSEEHTRDFHIDLFKVQDFLRKHLGQADADYTPLSFLS, encoded by the exons ATGGGGCTTGTTTTTTGCTGGGGTTTATTTGCTTGTCTTGTGGCAG tgGTCACTCCTTCGGCTACACAGTGTCCGGATAAAGACCTGTCCATCGTTGGGGGGACTTACACTCTGACTCAAAATTTTGATGAGGACAGTGTTCTGCACTACCAGTGTCCAGCAGGTCATTATCCTTATCCTCATAAGAAACGCCAGTGCCGTGATGGGGCATGGGACCCAAAGCCCAGGAGAAGACCTGTACAGGAGTGTCGGG TGGTTACGTGTCCCAATCCCCTGGTGCTGGAGAATGGTAACGTGTCCCCATATCAGCCGCGGTATTATGTGGGAAATGTCACTGAATACGCGTGTCACTCTGACTACACACTCCGAGGCTCGTCCACTCGACGCTGCAAAGAAAATGGGAAGTGGACTGGTGTGACACCCATCTGTGGTCGTGACA CCGACCATTGTCCAGATCCTGGTATTCCCGCCGGTGCAAGCAGAACCGGGCATATCTTCAACATCGACGACAAAGTCACATACCGCTGTGATAGACCCCTGATTTTGCTAGGTTCCAAACAGCGCGTGTGTACGGAGGGCGGGCAGTGGACCGGGAAGGAGCCGGAATGCTACT ATGATTACACGTACGACACACCTGAGGAAGTTTCGGAGGCGTTCGGAAACTCGCTTGGGAACAGCCTTGCGGTGTCTGAGTTTGAGGGACTAA ATCGTACTCAGTTTGGAAGGAAAATCCAACTGAGAAAGGGTGGAAATCTTCACATCTACATCGCTTTGGATGCATCAGATAGTATAGATCCAGACGATTTTGAACAGTCAAAACGAATCGTTAAGAAACTCATTGACAAG ATCAGTGTGTATGAGGTCACGCCTAAGTATGAAATTTTTATTTTCGCCACTGAAGTTTTCGAAGTCGTGGACATCGTGGACTTCTACAATAATCCAGATAAAACTCTGGCAGAAATGTTGAAGCAGCTTGATGAGTTTGATTATGATg ACAAGGGCGATGCATCGGGAACCAATATCGCCAGAGCCTTCTCCACTATTCATGGAAAGATGACTTTCGTAAAGCAAAGAGAGCCTGAGTTTGATGACATCCGCCATGTCATCATTATGTTCACTGACG GTGTGGCCAACATGGGCGGGAAACCCAGACCAAAGGTGGAGCAGATCAAAGAGCTTATCATGAAAGGCAATCCAGAGCGGGAAGAGTATCTCG atTTATATGTGTTTGGAGTTGGTGAAGATGTGCAGCAGGAAGATGTGGATGAATATGTGACCAAAcgtccaaaagaaaaacatttcttcattcTCAAGGACCTGAAAAACCTGGAGGAGACTTTTGATGAAATGATTG ATGAGAGCAGCAGTGTAGATTTATGTGGAACCATCTGGAACTACGACTCCACCAACCCTGAGGAAAAACGTATAAAGCACCCCTGGCTGGCCGAAATTTCTGTGatt CGTAGCTTAGGACAACCAATCAGTAACTGTATGGGCTCTCTGGTGACTCCTCGATTTGTGCTGACAGCTGCACACTGCTTCAACTTTCTTGACACACCAGACAAAATTAAAGTTATCATCGAGGATGGCACCAGTAGTA gtaaaaatgtaaaaaatttaTTCCTTCATCCAAAATTCAACATCACTGctaaaaaagacaaaggcatCAATGAGACTTACGACTATGATGTAGCCCTCCTAGAACTGGAGAAACACGCCACGATTTCCAGGAGAATAAG ACCCCTCTGCATTCCGTGCACTGAGGAGACCAGCCGTGCTCTGAGGTTGTCAGGCGATGTGACGTGTGAGAAACACA gagAAGCATTACTGAGTAAGAAATTGGAGCCCGCTGCTTTCATGACAAAGGATAACGCAGACATAAAGCAGAAGAATGTGACCATCAAGCTCGGAGATGCT AGACCGGCTTGTATTGCAGATGCCAAAAGCGTGATCAAAGGTGTTACAGATAATGAAATTGCCAAAATCACCGAGCAGTTTCTGTGCAGTGGCGGAACTGAGCCAGAAGTGGATGACATTTCTTGCAAGG GTGATTCTGGAGGAGCCGTGGTCATGGAAAGACACTCTCGTGTAATCcag GTGGGAATCGTTAGCTGGGGCGTGGCAGATCTCTgtaaggagaaaggagagaagctTCCTCAGTCTGAGGAACACACCCGAGACTTCCACATAGATCTCTTCAAAGTGCAGGACTTTCTGAGGAAACATTTGGGCCAAGCTGATGCTGATTACACTCCTCTAAGTTTTTTGTcttag